In Nematostella vectensis chromosome 2, jaNemVect1.1, whole genome shotgun sequence, one genomic interval encodes:
- the LOC5518283 gene encoding max-like protein X isoform X2 encodes MAVEWNDTEIVSLSSEIDDQQNSDSIDVKSEPPSPEDGNKTIDSDALDELDFDSSSSSKQNRRFAHSVAEQKRRDAIKKGYDDLQSIVPTCQHSTSAGSPKLSKAIILQRTIEYVSFMHHQRKKHEEELEKLRKEVLALKIMKQNYEQIARAHADQFKAILDNQFVTFDGTVVVNDFDSLSSGIFHWLEEYCKPQYFMDTVIRSLRTLSTQGVLQT; translated from the exons ATGGCCGTCGAGTGGAACGATACGGAG ATAGTAAGTTTGTCTAGTGAGATCGACGACCAGCAGAATTCAG ATTCGATAGATGTAAAGTCTGAACCTCCTAGCCCAGAGGATGGAAACAAAACCATTG ATTCTGATGCCCTAGATGAATTAGATTTTGACTCCTCGTCATCTTCCAAGCAGAATAGACGATTTGCACATAGCGTAGCAGAACAGAAGAGGAGGGATGCAATAAAA aaaggctATGATGATTTGCAGTCAATAGTGCCTACATGTCAACATAGCACCTCAGCGGGATCCCCAAAACTCAGCAAAGCCATTATTCTGCAAAGAA CAATTGAATATGTGAGCTTCATGCACCatcagagaaaaaaacatgaagaAGAGCTTGAGAAACTGCGAAAGGAGGTCCTAGCACTGAAGATCATGAAACA GAATTATGAACAGATTGCAAGGGCCCATGCTGATCAG ttcaaAGCCATATTGGATAACCAGTTTGTCACATTTGATGGGACGGTGGTAGTGAATGACTTTGACAGTCTATCGTCTGGGATATTCCACTGGCTAGAGGAGTACTGCAAACCCCAG tattTCATGGACACTGTCATTAGATCTTTAAGAACACTTAGCACACAAGGTGTGCTCCAAACATAG
- the LOC5518283 gene encoding max-like protein X isoform X1, with amino-acid sequence MAVEWNDTEIVSLSSEIDDQQNSDSIDVKSEPPSPEDGNKTIDSDALDELDFDSSSSSKQNRRFAHSVAEQKRRDAIKKGYDDLQSIVPTCQHSTSAGSPKLSKAIILQRTIEYVSFMHHQRKKHEEELEKLRKEVLALKIMKQNYEQIARAHADQPMSGQQVSEEAKFSVFKAILDNQFVTFDGTVVVNDFDSLSSGIFHWLEEYCKPQYFMDTVIRSLRTLSTQGVLQT; translated from the exons ATGGCCGTCGAGTGGAACGATACGGAG ATAGTAAGTTTGTCTAGTGAGATCGACGACCAGCAGAATTCAG ATTCGATAGATGTAAAGTCTGAACCTCCTAGCCCAGAGGATGGAAACAAAACCATTG ATTCTGATGCCCTAGATGAATTAGATTTTGACTCCTCGTCATCTTCCAAGCAGAATAGACGATTTGCACATAGCGTAGCAGAACAGAAGAGGAGGGATGCAATAAAA aaaggctATGATGATTTGCAGTCAATAGTGCCTACATGTCAACATAGCACCTCAGCGGGATCCCCAAAACTCAGCAAAGCCATTATTCTGCAAAGAA CAATTGAATATGTGAGCTTCATGCACCatcagagaaaaaaacatgaagaAGAGCTTGAGAAACTGCGAAAGGAGGTCCTAGCACTGAAGATCATGAAACA GAATTATGAACAGATTGCAAGGGCCCATGCTGATCAG CCAATGTCAGGACAGCAAGTTTCAGAAGAGGCAAAGTTTAGTGTG ttcaaAGCCATATTGGATAACCAGTTTGTCACATTTGATGGGACGGTGGTAGTGAATGACTTTGACAGTCTATCGTCTGGGATATTCCACTGGCTAGAGGAGTACTGCAAACCCCAG tattTCATGGACACTGTCATTAGATCTTTAAGAACACTTAGCACACAAGGTGTGCTCCAAACATAG
- the LOC5518336 gene encoding neuroligin-4, Y-linked, with translation MMLVQQTWLFVLLTLSFVPSNTEDVIINTKYGKVLGLAQTLASAQGPARKINKFLGIPYAQQPIGDLRFKPPQPLKPWKEKIYNATSFGNICVQSKLYFEFLKSSIRRTWPDFSKKNMREDCLNLNIYTPAWPDISDSVQTRKAYPVLFYIHGGSYYLGTPNRVKTPGEIAPQYGIVLVTIHYRLGVLGFLTTGDVEAPGNAGMLDQIQALRWVKENIAGFGGDPNQITLVGNSAGASSVGLHLLSPLTKGLFQKAIMESGTELSPFAVNPLKTAIAKSKNVAKNLLCDTEDHVRMVKCLQTKDAEDLAFYYDPFPAPHVDNYFLLDTPRNLRKEGKFQPLPLMLGFTKHDGFHMISDLELPDQLTPSYFRKGIERALQKFMKIHDPMTAVRLADAIEFTYQPWAKTTDPDELYKALVALCTDIFIVAPTMESANFHSEYSATYLFEYSHISNNSRLKWATHSSNADYTFGAPIHNATHIAYTKEDRNVSHLLLQLYSNFLKFGDPTPQPVQGITWERYSQRQGDYLKVQARPQIADKYEPRRVALWNYYIPKIRNFSCQHNATEKPQKSSASVNTAFNVIIFICASLIMIP, from the coding sequence ATGATGCTAGTGCAACAGACTTGGCTTTTTGTATTGTTAACTTTAAGCTTCGTGCCTTCGAATACGGAGGACGTTATTATCAACACTAAGTATGGGAAAGTCTTAGGACTGGCGCAAACGCTTGCCAGTGCTCAGGGACCTGCGAGAAAGATTAACAAGTTTCTTGGAATACCATATGCCCAACAACCGATAGGGGATTTACGATTCAAGCCACCACAGCCCCTCAAACCTTGGAAGGAAAAGATTTACAATGCAACTTCTTTTGGCAACATCTGCGTGCAATCAAAGCTCTACTTTGAATTTCTAAAAAGCTCTATCAGACGGACGTGGCCGGACTTTAGCAAAAAGAACATGCGCGAGGACTGCCTTAATCTAAACATTTACACGCCGGCTTGGCCCGACATCTCCGACTCTGTGCAAACACGTAAGGCCTACCCAGTGTTATTCTACATCCACGGCGGAAGCTATTACCTAGGGACCCCTAACAGGGTTAAAACCCCCGGCGAAATCGCTCCACAGTACGGCATCGTCTTGGTGACAATCCACTATCGACTCGGGGTACTCGGATTCTTGACGACCGGAGACGTCGAGGCCCCTGGGAATGCCGGGATGCTTGATCAAATCCAGGCACTTCGGTGGGTAAAAGAGAACATCGCGGGGTTCGGGGGGGACCCGAACCAGATCACACTTGTCGGGAACAGCGCGGGAGCGTCTAGTGTCGGGCTCCATCTCCTATCGCCTCTGACCAAGGGGCTCTTCCAGAAGGCTATTATGGAGAGTGGTACCGAGCTCTCGCCATTTGCGGTCAATCCACTAAAAACTGCGATTGCGAAATCTAAGAATGTGGCTAAGAACTTGCTGTGCGATACGGAAGATCATGTACGGATGGTGAAATGCTTGCAGACTAAAGATGCAGAGGACCTGGCTTTTTATTATGACCCCTTCCCAGCACCACACGTCGATAATTACTTCCTGCTAGACACGCCCCGTAATTTGCGCAAAGAGGGCAAGTtccagcccctccccctcatgcTGGGCTTCACCAAACACGACGGTTTCCACATGATCAGCGACCTCGAGCTACCCGACCAACTCACGCCCAGCTACTTCAGGAAAGGCATCGAAAGAGCGCTACAGAAATTCATGAAAATCCACGATCCCATGACGGCAGTTCGGTTAGCCGACGCAATCGAGTTTACGTACCAGCCTTGGGCGAAGACAACGGACCCGGATGAGCTTTATAAGGCGTTAGTGGCACTTTGCACGGATATATTTATCGTCGCACCGACAATGGAGAGTGCGAACTTTCACTCGGAATACTCGGCGACGTACCTATTCGAATATTCACACATTTCTAATAACAGCCGTTTGAAATGGGCAACACACAGTAGCAATGCGGACTACACGTTCGGCGCACCCATACATAATGCGACACACATCGCTTACACCAAGGAGGACCGAAACGTTAGTCATTTATTGCTACAGCTTTATAGCAATTTTCTCAAGTTCGGGGACCCGACGCCCCAACCCGTGCAAGGCATCACTTGGGAGAGGTACAGCCAAAGGCAAGGGGATTACTTGAAAGTGCAAGCAAGACCACAAATCGCAGATAAATACGAACCAAGGAGGGTGGCCTTGTGGAACTATTACATACCGAAGATTAGGAACTTTTCCTGTCAGCACAACGCGACGGAAAAACCGCAGAAATCAAGCGCGAGCGTAAATACTGCGTTTAATGTCATAATTTTTATCTGCGCATCATTGATTATGATACCCTGA
- the LOC116602006 gene encoding vesicular, overexpressed in cancer, prosurvival protein 1: MSKWSALAIAIAQFLSACQAYTYCTYTYYDANYSLRRSSYTCANNEYCCGTRSCCTVVYARWYLWFVLSSFFLVIFIIWWYYRYRYAPRRRLLLTTAPASITTTVTHPYPGGPYPGPPAGWQPPPAYSAHPGGPIMMAPAQGMVHYNTRFEYSQGPPPPYAHATGMPNIANK, from the exons ATGTCGAAGTGGAGTGCGTTGGCGATAGCGATAGCGCAATTTCTTTCCGCG TGTCAAGCTTACACATATTGTACCTACACCTATTATGATGCAAACTATTCATTAAGAAGAAGTTCATACAC ATGTGCAAACAATGAGTACTGTTGCGGAACACGGAGTTGTTGCACCGTTGTTTATGCAAGATGGTATTTGTG GTTTGTTCTTTCATCATTCTTCCTGGTGATTTTCATAATCTGGTGGTACTACCGATACCGCTACGCCCCAAGGCGTCGCCTCCTACTCACGACTGCACCTGCATCTATCACCACGACAGTGACACACCCTTATCCTGGTGGTCCTTACCCTGGACCCCCTGCAGGATGGCAGCCTCCCCCGGCCTACTCCGCCCACCCTGGGGGACCCATTATGATGGCCCCAGCACAGGGCATGGTGCACTACAATACTAGATTTGAATACTCACAAGGCCCTCCTCCGCCATATGCCCATGCTACAGGGATGCCAAATATTGCCAACAAGTAG